TCCATTTTTAGTATTCTAAAAATATAAAAATTATACACTTTATAAAGTATTATTATTATTTAGAAATATAGATAATTATTATAGCGGATAGGTCTTTACAATATTAATTTAATTCTATAAGTTTTAGACAAATATCACATTTACCACAATTATCTTTCAAGAATGATTCACCAAAATATTCTAAGAGATACTTTCTTCTACAAGACTTAGTTTCACAATATGAAACCATCTGATTTAATTTGGCATTATTTGATTTTCTTAAAGTACTGTTAGGCAACAAATCAATAAAAAACTCATGTTTTTTTATATCATCTTGAGAGTAAAATAAAATACATTGACTATTAAGACCATCACGACCGGCCCTTCCAATTTCTTGATAATAGTTTTCAATAGATTTAGAAAAAGTATCATGAATGATGACCCTAACATTAGATTTATCTATTCCCATACCAAATGCTATTGTTGCAATTATGATATTTACTTTATTATTAATAAATAATTCTTGATTACGCTCCCTTATTCGAGTAGAAAGACCTGCATGATATTCAAGTGCCCTGAACCCATACTTGTTTAATCCTTTTGCCATAATCTCTGTATCTTGCCTGGAATGGCAATAAATAATTATAGAATCATTTCTATTTTTTTCAACTAAACATAAGATTTTAGCAAAAGAATTAGTTTTAGATGCAACAGTTAAATTAAGATTATCTCTATTAAAACTAGAAACAAATACTTCAGGATTATCTAAATTTAGTTGCTTTAAAATCTCATCTTTCACTTTTGAAGTAGCAGTAGCAGTCAAAGCAATAATTGGCACCCCTACAAAATAATCTTTTAGAAATTTTAGACCTAAATAATCTTTTCGAAAATCATGGCCCCACTCACAGATACAATGAGCCTCATCAATTGCAATTAGAGTAACTGTAATATTAGAGAGAAATGCTCTAAAACTTTTCAATGCCAATCGCTCGGGTGTAATGTATAATATTTTAATTTCTTTTTTTTCAATTCTCGTAATAATATCTTTAGTCTCATCTACAGATAAAGTAGAATTAATATACTCTGCATCAACTCCATTAGCTTTTAGAGCATCAACTTGATCTTTCATCAAAGAAATAAGTGGAGAAATAACTATTGTAAGTCCATCAAACTTAA
This portion of the Candidatus Woesearchaeota archaeon genome encodes:
- a CDS encoding ATP-dependent DNA helicase; protein product: MELLLKKYFGYDKFRPMQLDIINNVLQKRDSLVLMPTGGGKSLCYQIPALKFDGLTIVISPLISLMKDQVDALKANGVDAEYINSTLSVDETKDIITRIEKKEIKILYITPERLALKSFRAFLSNITVTLIAIDEAHCICEWGHDFRKDYLGLKFLKDYFVGVPIIALTATATSKVKDEILKQLNLDNPEVFVSSFNRDNLNLTVASKTNSFAKILCLVEKNRNDSIIIYCHSRQDTEIMAKGLNKYGFRALEYHAGLSTRIRERNQELFINNKVNIIIATIAFGMGIDKSNVRVIIHDTFSKSIENYYQEIGRAGRDGLNSQCILFYSQDDIKKHEFFIDLLPNSTLRKSNNAKLNQMVSYCETKSCRRKYLLEYFGESFLKDNCGKCDICLKLIELN